AAGAAACTGGCCATACTGAACCTTTCTTTAATGATTGCTGTATTGTTCGCAATACTGTTCCAATCGATACATTCCTTTGAGCATTTGGTTGACGAATTCAGTCACGAACACTGCCACCACAAATACGACCATACCAAAACAGAATTCACACACGGGCATCATGATTTCGATCATTGTTTTACCTGCGAATTCTCTTTCAGTAATTATATCCCTACTGAATTTTTCTCTTTTTCCTTTAAAAACACTTTTAAAGCTATTGCCTATAGCTTTGCCAAAACAGAAAAACCTGTTGTTTTTTCAGGAAGCCTTTTTGCACTTCGTGCACCTCCCGGTACATTATAATCACATCGTTTATTAAAAAACTGTCATGATCATTTCTCGTGATTCTTGACCTATTGTGTATTATTTTGAACTGGAAAAATGCGAACACAACCTTTCCTTGTTCTCTGTTTTTTAGTTGTTTGCCACTTTGGTTTTTCGCAGAACAAACTGTCCGGAAAAGTTACCAATGAAAAGCAGCAACCGTTAAACGGGGCACATATTCACGCAGGCGATAAAAGTGCTGCCTCTAATCCTATGGGAGAATATGAAATCAGGAATTTACCGGACGGTAATCAGAAGATTTTCATTTCCTATGTGGGTTACAAAACACTGGATACCCTTGTCAACATCAATGACAATGTGGTACTGAACGTTATGCTCAAACCCGACATTACCGCTTTAAAAGAAGTGGTCATCAGGGAAAAAGGCAATGCGCCCAAAACAACCGCTTCCGAGCAGAAAATAAAGAGTGAAACCATCGAACGGTACAGCAACCAGACCTTAGGGGACGCCTTAAAAGAAGTTGCCGGGGTTTCCATTCTTAAAACCGGAAGCACTATTGTTAAACCGGTAATCAACGGGCTGCACAGCAGCCGCGTACCGATTATCAACAACAATGTCCGCCTGGAAGACCAGCAGTGGGGCGCAGAACATGCCCCGAATATGGACATTAATAGTGCCGGGAAAATCACCGTTATTAAAGGTGCCTCAAGCCTGCAATATGGTGGTGATGCCGTGGGCGGAATTGTTATTATCGAACCTTTATCGGTAAAAAAAGATACTTTATTTGGTAAAACAATTGTGAATATGGTTTCCAATGGCCGCGGCGGGAGTATCACTTCCAGCCTGCACAAAGGAAACAGCAAAGGTTGGGCATGGAACGTTTTAGGTACTTTTAAATATTTGGGCGACAGAGAAGCGCCCGATTATGTACTGTCCAATACCGGAAACCGGGAGTCCAATTTTTCAGGCGACCTGAAATATATCGGGGACGATTATTCCATTACCGGTTTTTATAGTTTCTATAAAGCCCAGATTGGTATTTTAAGAGCTTCCCATATAGGAAATAGTACTGATTTGGTTAATAGTATCAACAATCAGGCTCCTGCTTATATTGCGGATTTCACCTATACGCTCAATGCGCCCAGACAGGAAGTGGAACACCACCTGGCTAAAATTAATTTCCATAAAAAACTGGATCCCAACAGCCAGCTGGAGGTACAATATGCCTATCAGTTTAACAACCGTCTGGAATATGACCTGCGTCGTGGCGACAATGCTAACAAGGCAGCGCTCGACCTGGATTTAACAACGCATGCGCTGCAGGCAGACTGGAAACGGGAAACAGACAACTGGCAAACAAAGATTGGCGTAAATGCCGCCTATCAGACAAATTATGCCAGTCCTGCAACCGGAATCCGTCCCTTAATTCCAAATTATGACAAATATGATGCGGGTGCTTATGCTGTCGTATCCCATTCCTTTTCGGATGATTTCACGTTAGAAGGTGGACTTCGCTATGATTATTCACGGGTGGAAGCAACCAAATTTTACCTGAAATCCCGCTGGGAAGAACGCGGTTATAACAACGATTTCCAGAATATTATTGTGGGTGAAGAAGGTAACCAATGGTTGACAAAACCGACCTTTTCTTTCCATAATGTATCCGGAAGTATCGGAGCCCGAAAAGAATTCGGCGATCACTGGAGCTGGTTAAACAACATTAGCCTGGCGACCCGGAATCCAAATCCTTCGGAGTTTTTCAGCGACGGACTGCACCATTCCACCGGTATGATCGAGTTGGGAGATTTGCGCCTGAAAAAAGAAAAAGCGCTTAAATTTTCATCCGCTTTATCCCGTAAAGGAGAAACCTTCTCTTTTGAGATCAATCCATACCTGAATAGCATTTCCGATTTTATGTACCTGACTCCTATCGGTCAGGAAACAACGATTCGCGGTGCTTTCCTGGTTTGGGAATACCGTCAGACAAATGCCCGCCTGCTGGGTATTGATGTTCATTCCAACTGGAAAATCAATTCGAATTTCGAACACGATTTTGCACTGGCTTACGTAAACGGAAGGGATCTTACAAACAGCAAGGCATTAATAGACATGCCGCCGTTAAACATTAGCAATGCCCTGCGCTTTACGAAAAAAGAGTGGAACCGTTTACAACTGGAATTAAAGAGCGAGCTGGTTTTCCGTCAGAACCAGTATCCGGATAATAACTTTATCACCAATACCATTGCAAACAATCAATTTGTTCCCACGCTGGTCGACATCAGTACGCCGCCAAAAGCGTATCATTTGCTGCATTTCAATTCCGAAATGAAATTAAAAGCCTTTAAAGGGATCCAGACCACCGTCGGATTATCCGTTCAGAATATTTTCAACACAAACTATAGAGACTACCTGAACCGTCAGCGCTTTTTTGCCGACGAACTGGGTAGAAATTTTCAACTACAATTAAAATTCAATTATTAAAAAAACATTTACCATGAAAAATTTCAAAATAGCCGCTTTAGCCATAATCGCCATCATTTCTTTCGCTTCCTGTTCCAAAGACGACAATGCAGCGCCACAGGCCGTTAACGAAGAAGAAGTAATTACAACCGTAACGGCAACATTTACCGGCGGCGGACAGGTGATTACATTAGTGTCCCGTGATCTGGACGGAGACGGTCCTAATGCACCGGTAGTAACGGTTTCGGGTAATTTCCAGGCCAATACTACCTACAACGGTACGCTTACTTTTATGAACGAAGCTGCCTCTCCGGCTGAAGATATCACTCCGGAAATCATCGAAGAAGGTGTGGATCACCAGATTTTCTATAGAAAAACCGGTAATTTAAATGCTTTCGAATATGCCGCTACTGCTGATAATTTTGACAGCAACGGAAAACCAATCGGATTAAAATCGGTATTTACCACAACAAATGCTGCTTCCGGAACGGTTACCATTACCTTAAGACATTTACCAAATAAAAACGGTGCCGGAGTTTCTGGCGGTGACATTACCAATGCTGCCGGTGGAACGGATGCTGAAGTTACTTTCCCGGTAACGGTGCAATAATTTTAAAAAAAGTTATAAAACATCCAAAAAAGTGCTGCCTTAAAAACAGCACTTTTTGATTTTAACGAAACGATAACAATTGTTTCCTTATTTTTGTTAAAAAAACTGATGAAAAAAACAATAACAGCCATAGTTGTGGTTTGCAGTTTATCTATGAATGCACAAACGTCCAAAAGTACGGGTAAGCTAAAATACCCGGAAACCAAAAAAGTTGAAACCGTTGATACGTATTTCGGCACTAAAGTAAATGATCCTTACAGATGGCTTGAAGATGACCGCGCTGCCGAAACCGAAGCATGGGTTAAAGCTGAAAATAAGGTTACCTACAATTATTTAGAGCAGATTCCTTTTCGTAATGCTTTAAAAGCGAGAATGGAAAAATTGTGGAACTACGAAAAAATAGGTGCTCCTTTTAAAGAAGGAAATTACACTTACTACTATAAAAATAACGGTTTGCAAAACCAGTCGGTATTGTACCGCAAAGATGCTGCCGGTAAAGAAGAAATATTTCTGGATCCGAACACCTTTTCAAAAGACGGAACGACTTCTTTAGGTGGTCTTGATTTTTCTAAAGACGGCTCAAAAGTGGCCTATGCGATTTCTGAAGGCGGAAGCGACTGGAGAAAGGTGATCATCATGGATGCCCTTACCAAAAAAGTAATTGAAGATACTTTGGTTGATGTAAAATTCAGCGGTGTATCCTGGAGAGGAAATGAAGGTTTCTACTATTCCAGTTACGACAAACCGGCCGGAAGTGAACTATCGGCTAAAACAGACCAGCACAAGCTGTATTTCCATAAATTGGGAACTTCTCAAAAAGAAGATAAAGTGATCTTCGGACTGGATCAGAAAAGAAGATATGTAGGTGGTGCCGTTACCGAAGATGATAAATATTTAGTAATTACCGCTTCAACATCTACATCAGGAAACGAATTATACATTAAGGACCTTTCAAATCCGAACAGTCCTATCGTTACTATAGTAGACAACTTTAACAGCGACAACTACATCATTGAAAACGAGGGAACAAAACTATTCATCGTTACCAATTTAAACGCGCCAAACAGACGTATTGTAACGGTTGACATTAACAATCCGAAACCGGAAAACTGGAAAAACTTTATTGCCGAAACAGAGAATGTACTTTCGCCGTCTACTGGTAGCGGTTATTTCTTTGCCAACTATATGAAAGATGCTGTTTCTATTGTAAAACAATACGACTACAGCGGAAAATTAGTTCGTGAAGTACAATTACCGGGCGTAGGTAGTGCCGGAGGTTTCGGAGGCAAAAAAGATGCGAAAACATTATACTATTCTTTCACCAATTATATCACACCGGGAACTACGTATGCTTTCGATCCGAACACCGGAAAATCGACGGTATACCAAAAACCAAAAGTAGATTTTAACAGTGAGGACTATGTTTCCAAACAAGTATTCTATACCTCAAAAGACGGTACTAAAATCCCGATGATCATCACCCATAAAAAAGGATTAA
This region of Flavobacterium inviolabile genomic DNA includes:
- a CDS encoding type 1 periplasmic binding fold superfamily protein, translated to MKNFKIAALAIIAIISFASCSKDDNAAPQAVNEEEVITTVTATFTGGGQVITLVSRDLDGDGPNAPVVTVSGNFQANTTYNGTLTFMNEAASPAEDITPEIIEEGVDHQIFYRKTGNLNAFEYAATADNFDSNGKPIGLKSVFTTTNAASGTVTITLRHLPNKNGAGVSGGDITNAAGGTDAEVTFPVTVQ
- a CDS encoding prolyl oligopeptidase family serine peptidase; amino-acid sequence: MNAQTSKSTGKLKYPETKKVETVDTYFGTKVNDPYRWLEDDRAAETEAWVKAENKVTYNYLEQIPFRNALKARMEKLWNYEKIGAPFKEGNYTYYYKNNGLQNQSVLYRKDAAGKEEIFLDPNTFSKDGTTSLGGLDFSKDGSKVAYAISEGGSDWRKVIIMDALTKKVIEDTLVDVKFSGVSWRGNEGFYYSSYDKPAGSELSAKTDQHKLYFHKLGTSQKEDKVIFGLDQKRRYVGGAVTEDDKYLVITASTSTSGNELYIKDLSNPNSPIVTIVDNFNSDNYIIENEGTKLFIVTNLNAPNRRIVTVDINNPKPENWKNFIAETENVLSPSTGSGYFFANYMKDAVSIVKQYDYSGKLVREVQLPGVGSAGGFGGKKDAKTLYYSFTNYITPGTTYAFDPNTGKSTVYQKPKVDFNSEDYVSKQVFYTSKDGTKIPMIITHKKGLKLDGKNPTILYGYGGFNVSLTPSFSIANAVWLENGGVYAVPNLRGGGEYGKKWHDAGTKLQKQNVFDDFIAAGEYLIAQKYTSKDFLAIRGGSNGGLLVGATMTQRPDLIKVALPAVGVMDMLRYHTFTSGAGWAYDYGTAEDNKEMFNYLKGYSPVHNVKAGVQYPATMVTTGDHDDRVVPAHSFKFAAELQEKQTGTNPVLIRIDINAGHGAGKSVAATIQENVDIQAFTLFNMGITKLPNLKK
- a CDS encoding TonB-dependent receptor, whose translation is MRTQPFLVLCFLVVCHFGFSQNKLSGKVTNEKQQPLNGAHIHAGDKSAASNPMGEYEIRNLPDGNQKIFISYVGYKTLDTLVNINDNVVLNVMLKPDITALKEVVIREKGNAPKTTASEQKIKSETIERYSNQTLGDALKEVAGVSILKTGSTIVKPVINGLHSSRVPIINNNVRLEDQQWGAEHAPNMDINSAGKITVIKGASSLQYGGDAVGGIVIIEPLSVKKDTLFGKTIVNMVSNGRGGSITSSLHKGNSKGWAWNVLGTFKYLGDREAPDYVLSNTGNRESNFSGDLKYIGDDYSITGFYSFYKAQIGILRASHIGNSTDLVNSINNQAPAYIADFTYTLNAPRQEVEHHLAKINFHKKLDPNSQLEVQYAYQFNNRLEYDLRRGDNANKAALDLDLTTHALQADWKRETDNWQTKIGVNAAYQTNYASPATGIRPLIPNYDKYDAGAYAVVSHSFSDDFTLEGGLRYDYSRVEATKFYLKSRWEERGYNNDFQNIIVGEEGNQWLTKPTFSFHNVSGSIGARKEFGDHWSWLNNISLATRNPNPSEFFSDGLHHSTGMIELGDLRLKKEKALKFSSALSRKGETFSFEINPYLNSISDFMYLTPIGQETTIRGAFLVWEYRQTNARLLGIDVHSNWKINSNFEHDFALAYVNGRDLTNSKALIDMPPLNISNALRFTKKEWNRLQLELKSELVFRQNQYPDNNFITNTIANNQFVPTLVDISTPPKAYHLLHFNSEMKLKAFKGIQTTVGLSVQNIFNTNYRDYLNRQRFFADELGRNFQLQLKFNY